In Metarhizium brunneum chromosome 3, complete sequence, a genomic segment contains:
- the TOK1_1 gene encoding Outward-rectifier potassium channel TOK1, whose amino-acid sequence MSHIFFSRWWLVSSVFPMIAGNLGPIASAFSICSLCQSWVQPISSPTNMNEVNLISDPAWLTALKAIQLFLALVSNMFLLLDMTRKVRFTIAEPITIIGWYISAICLVCLHAIASGPLLNSLGISADEKIWSQAFYYGIWSAILYFVAASILVITFWGSLHGHYEEDFNLSHSQRTLMLQTMTFLTFLLLGALLFSKLEDWNYLDGVYWANVTLFTIGFGDIAPNTVLAQALLMPYALIGITSLGLVINSIRSMIVERGSQRLDARAEEQSRLNALRKLVRKGKGDMLTPLECGDSPADVSIRELERRYLEFGLMRAIQKRASSRRRWTALIISAVSWLCLWLCGAVVFYRCEKTGQGWTYFDAVYFCFVSFTTIGYGDLVPKSNAGKSFFVFWSLIALPILTILISNAGDTVIRVINDVTIRVGSITLLPGRGGFGHNMKQLLHQLSCGYLYSGSEAEESFDLEKRTARPRGTPEPRVSKRKGRDGQSHDIDNSTSKTLASWTGSPGSSRSHAPRQVTPAQGFAATCNAKLENLPTGDDLHFLLISEIQTVAKTIRDDRHRRYTFQDWAWYLRLIGEDERDPDAHREVRTKERTRPINKIGSAGTKMLHRQPSVQRHDEDDENQTERNQQPTRNNASPLKWSWVGNQSPLLSRKEESEWILERLLERLRELLWETSRQHQDNVVESS is encoded by the exons ATGTCTCATATATTTTTCAGCCGCTGGTGGCTCGTGTCATCCGTTTTCCCCATGATTGCAGGAAATCTAGGTCCTATTGCGTCGGCATTTAGTATTTGCTCCCTATGCCAGTCATGGGTGCAACCAATTTCCTCACCCACCAATATGAACGAAGTGAACCTTATTTCCGACCCAGCTTG GTTAACGGCTCTGAAAGCCATACAGCTGTTCTTAGCTCTCGTGTCAAACATGTTCCTCCTGTTAGACATGACGAGAAAGGTTCGCTTCACCATTGCCGAACCAATCACAATAATAGGCTG GTATATTTCTGCCATTTGCCTCGTGTGTCTTCATGCGATCGCATCTGGTCCCCTACTCAACAGCCTGGGGATATCCGCAGACGAGAAGATATGGTCACAGGCTTTCTACTACGGTATATGGTCTGCCATTTTATACTTTGTCGCAGCGTCAATACTGGTTATTACATTCTGGGGCTCACTACATGGCCATTACGAGGAAGACTTTAATCTCAGTCACAGTCAGCGAACGCTCATGCTGCAAACCATGACATTTCTCACGTTCCTACTTTTAGGCGCCCTCTTGTTCTCCAAACTTGAAGACTGGAATTACCTAGACGGCGTCTACTGGGCTAATGTAACGCTTTTCACCATTGGTTTTGGCGACATCGCCCCCAACACGGTACTTGCGCAGGCTTTGCTGATGCCTTATGCTCTTATTGGTATTACTagcctcggccttgtcatTAACTCGATCCGAAGTATGATCGTCGAGCGTGGGAGCCAGCGCCTCGATGCGCGGGCAGAGGAGCAGAGCCGTCTAAACGCCCTGCGGAAACTTGTTCGCAAGGGAAAGGGCGACATGTTGACACCCCTTGAGTGCGGTGATTCACCCGCCGATGTCTCGATCAGAGAGCTCGAGCGGCGTTATTTGGAGTTTGGATTAATGCGTGCCATACAAAAAAGGGCGTCCTCTCGGAGAAGATGGACAGCACTAATTATCTCGGCGGTGTCCTGGCTTTGCCTGTGGCTCTgtggcgccgtcgtcttttATAGATGCGAGAAGacaggccaaggctggaccTACTTTGATGCTGTCTATTTTTGTTTCGTATCATTTACGACAATCGGCTACGGCGATCTGGTTCCCAAGTCTAACGCCGGGAAGtcgttttttgttttctggTCATTGATCGCTCTACCGATTCTCACCATCCTTATATCCAATGCGGGCGACACAGTCATCAGGGTTATCAATGATGTTACAATCCGAGTAGGAAGCATCACTCTCCTACCTGGGCGTGGTGGATTCGGCCACAATATGAAGCAACTACTGCATCAACTGAGCTGCGGCTACTTGTATTCCGGGTCTGAAGCAGAAGAAAGTTTCgacttggagaagagaaCCGCTCGACCGAGAGGGACTCCAGAGCCGAGAGTATCCAAGCGAAAGGGTAGGGATGGCCAAAGCCACGATATTGACAACAGCACTTCAAAAACCTTGGCCTCCTGGACGGGAAGTCCAGGGTCTTCGCGCAGCCATGCACCGAGACAGGTTACCCCAGCACAAGGATTTGCTGCTACTTGCAACGCCAAACTTGAAAATCTTCCCACAGGGGACGACTTGCATTTTCTGCTCATATCTGAAATACAGACGGTGGCGAAGACTATCCGTGACGACAGGCATCGAAGGTACACGTTCCAGGACTGGGCGTGGTATTTGCGTTTGATCGGCGAGGACGAGCGCGACCCAGACGCCCATCGTGAGGTGAGGACGAAAGAGCGAACGAGGCCGATAAACAAGATCGGTTCAGCAGGGACAAAGATGCTCCATCGTCAGCCGAGTGTGCAGCgacatgatgaagacgacgagaaccAGACTGAGCGGAACCAGCAGCCAACTAGAAACAATGCCTCTCCGCTTAAATGGTCATGGGTTGGGAATCAAAGCCCTCTGCTTAGCAGGAAAGAGGAGAGCGAGTGGATATTGGAGAGGCTGTTGGAGAGGTTAAGGGAGCTGCTATGGGAAACCAGCAGACAGCATCAGGATAATGTAGTTGAATCGTCGTGA